A part of Cystobacter fuscus DSM 2262 genomic DNA contains:
- a CDS encoding tetratricopeptide repeat protein, which produces MRSLALALVLLMALPGLAATPDELSAMDALYAKRADGAVVKQLGETLNKALQAAPEDYELLWRSARLLQWQADGAADSKAKKSFGKQAWEMGDRARKVVPGRVEGHYFSAAGIGSYSQAVGILTALGEGLEGKYNERLDTAIKLDPQYDFGAPLLIKGRYHYELPWPKRDLKKSAALYQKVLAAHPGNLRAWMFLADTLLAQGEEKQAHEAILKVFQGSVAYDPAEGQRVQAQAKAVRARIEEKLK; this is translated from the coding sequence ATGCGCTCGCTTGCTCTTGCCCTCGTCCTGTTGATGGCCCTGCCCGGGCTGGCCGCCACCCCCGATGAGCTGTCCGCGATGGACGCGTTGTACGCGAAGCGGGCGGACGGTGCCGTGGTGAAGCAACTGGGCGAGACGTTGAACAAGGCACTCCAGGCGGCCCCCGAGGACTACGAGCTGTTGTGGCGCTCGGCCCGGCTCCTCCAGTGGCAGGCGGATGGCGCCGCCGATTCGAAGGCCAAGAAGAGCTTCGGCAAGCAGGCCTGGGAGATGGGAGATCGCGCGCGCAAGGTGGTGCCCGGGCGCGTCGAGGGCCACTACTTCTCCGCCGCGGGCATCGGCTCCTACTCGCAGGCGGTGGGTATCCTCACGGCGCTGGGCGAGGGTCTGGAGGGCAAGTACAACGAGCGCCTGGACACGGCGATCAAGCTCGATCCCCAGTACGACTTCGGCGCGCCGCTGCTCATCAAGGGGCGCTACCACTACGAGCTGCCCTGGCCCAAGCGGGACTTGAAGAAGTCCGCCGCGCTCTACCAGAAGGTGCTCGCGGCGCACCCCGGCAACCTGCGCGCGTGGATGTTCCTGGCCGACACGCTCCTGGCCCAGGGCGAGGAGAAGCAGGCGCACGAGGCCATCCTCAAGGTCTTCCAGGGCAGCGTGGCGTATGACCCCGCCGAGGGCCAGCGCGTCCAGGCCCAGGCCAAGGCGGTGCGGGCCCGCATCGAGGAGAAGCTCAAGTAG
- a CDS encoding twin-arginine translocase TatA/TatE family subunit, whose product MGLKPMEILLIMGALLLLFGGTRLPQLGSSLGSAIRNFKRGFSGEESAPEEKKSTPTFAEGSNGVDMKDANARSASRQG is encoded by the coding sequence ATGGGTCTGAAACCGATGGAGATTCTGTTGATCATGGGGGCGCTGCTCCTCCTCTTCGGAGGCACGCGCCTGCCGCAGCTGGGCTCTTCCCTGGGGAGCGCCATCCGCAACTTCAAGCGGGGCTTCAGCGGTGAGGAGTCCGCGCCCGAGGAGAAGAAGTCCACGCCGACCTTCGCCGAGGGCTCCAATGGCGTGGACATGAAGGACGCCAACGCGCGCAGCGCCAGCCGTCAGGGCTGA
- a CDS encoding sensor histidine kinase translates to MGADEPGFAILSRRGQLQPLDERLSAQLGLERLPETVGSVAELMEGAGFHLRAGGELWEREDRLLRVGERPMGDGARLVWTQPQEDDAMLIHRRVRYLGMASHDLRGALANVRSYAALLLNGRIPLEAKAKRGLETILRNTDKALSFSQDFFDASRADLGMLACERERQPLEPLLTAAVERHLEAAGTASVALSLELPGGPLPEVDVDAGRVQHAVEAFIRHHLLRAQAGEQLRVRVLPQGQWLRVEVRRDGVPVPDEELALVFAREERAFREKKLEDPLRLALAQQEVEVQGGSVGASSDAGGTTLYLTLPALLATSAGIQV, encoded by the coding sequence ATGGGCGCCGACGAGCCTGGCTTCGCCATCCTGTCACGGCGTGGCCAGCTCCAGCCACTGGACGAGCGGCTGAGCGCCCAGCTGGGACTGGAGCGTCTGCCCGAAACCGTGGGCTCCGTGGCGGAGCTGATGGAGGGGGCGGGTTTCCACCTCCGGGCGGGTGGAGAGCTGTGGGAGCGCGAGGATCGGCTGCTGCGGGTGGGCGAGCGGCCCATGGGCGATGGCGCGCGGCTGGTGTGGACCCAGCCCCAGGAAGACGACGCGATGCTCATCCACCGCCGCGTGCGCTACCTGGGCATGGCCTCGCACGATCTCCGGGGCGCGCTGGCCAACGTGCGCTCCTACGCGGCCCTGCTGCTCAACGGCCGCATCCCCCTGGAGGCCAAGGCCAAACGCGGGTTGGAGACCATCCTGCGCAACACCGACAAGGCCCTGTCGTTCTCCCAGGACTTCTTCGACGCGAGCCGGGCCGACCTGGGCATGCTGGCGTGCGAGCGGGAGCGGCAGCCGCTCGAGCCCCTGCTCACCGCCGCGGTGGAACGCCACCTGGAGGCGGCGGGCACGGCCAGCGTGGCGCTCAGCCTGGAGCTGCCGGGCGGTCCCCTCCCCGAAGTGGACGTGGACGCGGGGCGTGTCCAGCACGCCGTGGAGGCCTTCATCCGCCACCACCTGCTGCGCGCCCAGGCCGGAGAACAACTCCGGGTGCGAGTGCTGCCCCAGGGACAATGGCTGCGCGTGGAAGTCCGGCGGGACGGAGTCCCCGTGCCGGACGAGGAGCTCGCGCTGGTGTTCGCACGGGAGGAGCGCGCCTTTCGCGAGAAGAAGCTGGAGGATCCGCTGCGTCTGGCGCTCGCCCAGCAGGAGGTGGAGGTGCAGGGAGGCAGCGTGGGAGCGAGCAGCGACGCGGGCGGCACGACGCTCTACCTCACCCTGCCCGCCCTGCTCGCTACCTCCGCGGGCATCCAGGTGTAG
- a CDS encoding response regulator, with protein sequence MLVVDDDPDILEALSEILEAEGFEIRRARNGKEALERLEPDPPQLILLDLMMPVMDGWEFAQRMRQRPSVAHIPIIVLSADRNVGLKATDIGATGHLAKPFELSDLLDMVRRALASGTRGTAR encoded by the coding sequence GTGCTGGTGGTCGATGACGACCCCGACATCCTCGAGGCCCTGTCGGAAATCCTCGAGGCCGAGGGCTTCGAGATCCGCCGGGCACGCAATGGCAAGGAGGCCCTCGAACGGCTCGAGCCCGATCCCCCCCAGCTCATCCTCCTGGACTTGATGATGCCGGTGATGGACGGCTGGGAGTTCGCCCAGCGCATGCGCCAGCGGCCCAGCGTGGCCCACATCCCCATCATCGTCCTGAGCGCCGACCGCAACGTGGGCCTCAAGGCCACGGACATCGGCGCCACGGGCCACCTGGCCAAGCCCTTCGAATTGAGTGATCTGCTCGACATGGTCCGCCGGGCCCTGGCCAGCGGCACGCGCGGCACCGCTCGCTGA
- a CDS encoding SCP2 sterol-binding domain-containing protein, with translation MNSKDIIESRIPSILKEKPELAKDINAVIHFDISGDNGGKWTLDCTKPEGWVSEGINGASKMTVYMSNEDFVKITEKKLNSQMAAMQGKIKFKPMDMGLAMKLAKLLG, from the coding sequence ATGAACTCGAAGGACATCATCGAGAGCCGCATCCCGAGCATCCTCAAGGAGAAGCCGGAGCTGGCCAAGGACATCAACGCGGTCATCCACTTCGACATCAGTGGCGACAACGGCGGCAAGTGGACGCTGGACTGTACCAAGCCCGAGGGCTGGGTGTCCGAGGGCATCAACGGCGCGTCCAAGATGACCGTCTACATGTCCAACGAGGACTTCGTGAAGATCACCGAGAAGAAGCTCAACTCGCAGATGGCCGCCATGCAGGGGAAGATCAAGTTCAAGCCCATGGACATGGGCCTCGCCATGAAGCTGGCGAAGCTGCTGGGCTAG
- a CDS encoding CaiB/BaiF CoA transferase family protein, whose product MNTLPLSGLKVLDLSRLLPGPYATLVLADLGATVDRVEDPAGGDPLRQMPPLSDSGESALFYGLNRNKRSLTLDLKSPAGRDAFLRLVRGYDVLVESFRPGVMERLGLGWDALHALHPRLVYCAISGYGQTGPDRLQAGHDLNYVARAGVLGYGGQTEGAPAFPGVQMGDIGGGSLFALVGVLAALHERERTGQGRFVDVSMTDGALAFLHMHLAARLFLGDQAPPLRRGTDILNGGFAGYGLYRTSDGRYLSVGALEPKFFAGVCEVLGRPELLADGYSPGEAGARVKAELTRLFSEHPLAYWMERFSGQDVCVEPVLEGDEVLADAQLRARGLFARSVDTPRGRTVTHLLTPLRLGDTPLRPPPSLGQHSRDILQEAGLSLEEIEKLGIQVMPGIE is encoded by the coding sequence ATGAACACGCTTCCCCTGTCTGGCCTCAAGGTCCTGGATCTCTCCCGGCTGCTGCCGGGCCCGTACGCCACGCTGGTACTCGCCGACCTGGGCGCCACGGTGGACCGGGTGGAGGACCCCGCCGGGGGTGATCCCCTGCGCCAGATGCCTCCCCTGAGCGACAGCGGCGAGAGCGCGCTGTTCTACGGGCTCAACCGCAACAAGCGCTCGCTCACGCTGGATCTCAAGTCCCCCGCGGGCCGCGACGCCTTCCTGCGCCTGGTGCGCGGCTACGACGTGCTCGTGGAGAGCTTCCGGCCCGGTGTCATGGAGCGCCTGGGGCTGGGCTGGGACGCGCTGCACGCGCTCCACCCGCGGCTCGTCTATTGCGCCATCTCCGGCTACGGCCAGACGGGCCCGGATCGGCTCCAGGCGGGACATGATCTCAACTACGTGGCGCGCGCGGGAGTGCTCGGCTACGGCGGCCAGACGGAGGGCGCGCCGGCCTTTCCCGGCGTGCAGATGGGCGACATCGGCGGCGGCAGCCTCTTCGCGCTGGTGGGCGTGCTCGCGGCGCTCCACGAGCGCGAGCGCACCGGCCAGGGCCGCTTCGTGGACGTGTCCATGACGGACGGCGCCCTGGCCTTCCTCCACATGCACCTGGCCGCGCGGCTCTTCCTCGGCGACCAGGCGCCGCCCCTGCGCCGCGGCACGGACATCCTCAACGGCGGCTTCGCCGGCTACGGGCTCTATCGCACCTCGGATGGTCGCTACCTCTCCGTGGGCGCCCTCGAACCCAAGTTCTTCGCCGGCGTGTGCGAGGTGCTCGGACGCCCCGAGCTGCTCGCCGACGGCTACTCCCCGGGCGAGGCGGGCGCGCGCGTGAAGGCCGAGCTCACGCGCCTGTTCTCCGAGCACCCGCTGGCGTACTGGATGGAACGCTTCAGCGGCCAGGACGTGTGTGTCGAACCCGTACTCGAAGGGGACGAGGTGCTCGCGGATGCTCAGCTGCGCGCCCGCGGTCTGTTCGCGCGGTCCGTGGATACCCCTCGGGGGAGGACGGTGACCCACCTGCTCACGCCGCTGCGCCTGGGCGACACGCCGCTGCGTCCTCCTCCCTCTCTGGGACAGCACTCCCGGGACATCCTCCAGGAAGCGGGGTTGAGCCTGGAAGAGATTGAAAAGCTGGGCATCCAGGTCATGCCAGGAATTGAATGA